ATACACCTCTAGGTAACTTTGCTCCCAGTTTTTGATAATTCATTGCTCCTTGCAGACACAAAACTATCTACAAAGCATGAATCACATCAATGAGTTTAACATAGATATTCTAGAAAGATCCATCAACATAATGGAACCATCAGTGTCCGTAAACAGAAATCTTGCAAgacaacaaacaaaatattgagCTGGTCTCAGATTCAGATTCGAAGTaggaaatataattaaaagagaagtCAAGGTATCTATACAATTCTTTATCAAGCAGCTTCAGCAAAGATCAAGAAATCTCCAAGAGGATATAAGATATGGTTGGACAAGAAAGCAGCAAGACATCACCTTGCTCAGACTCAGAAAGCCTCATGCATAACTTGGGAGTTAGCAAAGAAGTTCAAGTGAGATTAAAACTAGCTTTATGACGTGTTCAAATGCAGACTTATAACCCCATTAGCATCATATGTAACAACTTCAAGAGTTCTTTATAGAGCAAATACAGCTCGATTACAAAATGGTTAATGATAGAGATACATAAAGTTAGACTCATTCGTTAATCCCCTCCACTAAATCTTATTATTCTATTACAATTGTGCAGatgaacataaaatttaaatagacTATGACTCTTGACACTTGCTTCAGTAATAAATAGATAactggaagttttttttttttttttagaattatatcTGAATATCTGATATCATTTTATTTCGAGGAAACTTTAAGAGGGGAATTGCTTACCTCCATGAGTTCTATCTTAGCAACATCAACACCCTCCACATCATCAAAAGTGACTTCCTGATTATTTGATCGCCTCTTTCGTGCTGGGCTATTAGCAGCAGAAAGTTGGCGATAGAGGAGCCACATCATAGGAGTCAAGGGAATCCACAAAGATATTATAGTTATAAGCAAACTCCTTATTGACATCAGAATTGATTGAGGGGCTGAGCTGTATGCTGTTCCCTTTGCTCTCATCAAAGTAAGAAGAAATTTCTCGTCACGATCTACTTTCCTTGTAGAAAATTGCCACTCTGGGGTGGAAGCTCGTGGCCTTGAAAATTTCTTAAATACATCTACCCTTGATGCCAGACCAGTTTTGCTCACAACACGTTCTATTGCAACTGTTTCAGCTGCATTCTCATTTGGAAGATTTAATACTGAAGATTTGTCTTCTGAGTTTTCAGTACCCACAGAGTCTGTGTTATAGTATATACGACGAGATCCCTCTTCAAATAAGACGTTTGTAACATAGCCATTTTGAAGGCTGGCTATCAATTCTGAATAAGGAACAATCTTTGGAGATGGCAACGCAGTTAATCTCAAAAACAAGTAGCACATTCCCAATGCAACAGAAATTGAAGTGTAAAGTGTCATTCTTCTTATATTCCTTCTCAAGAACATTCCAAAATCATTCAACATCGACCTAATCGAAACTCCCTTCAATCTTATCTTCAATAGCCGCAGTCTTGTTTTCAATCTAAGTGAAAACCTCTTCCTCAAATTACCATTTCCTCTTTTCCTCAAATGGCTCTCTTCATCTCTACTTTTTTCACTGCTCAATGGCCTAAATGAGCTCTTACAAGACATCCCATTTTGAGACTTACAACCACCACAAAACCCCGATAAATGAACCCCGGTTTTTCCATCATAAAATGATGACCTAAACTTGCTCCTCCAAAGCAACAAATGTTGGAGTTTGCCAGCACTGCAAAGTCCCAAAGAAGGGATCAACACTGGACTGTAACAAATAGTTGAATTTCTCTTCAAAGATTTAGTATTTCCATTATTGACTCCAGAGTTCAGTTTAAAATTCAAGAACCCGTTATTGCAAACAGCAGAAAAAGAAGCCATGCCTcttcaaaacaacaacaactagCTTtaccaagaaaatcaagaaatatccATTACTAGCATGAACCTGTCATTTGGGATTCCGCAAGAAATCATACATAAGAACCTGCTATAAACCGTCGAGACCTTAAAGAATTGACGTGGTTCTTACCTGGTTTTTGTAGAAACTGGAAACAAACTGAGGAATGGGCAACTACTGTATTTGTGCTTGTTCAGCGGTGAAGATAAGaaaatttttttgggtttataagAACCCGAGGATTGGGTTTTTTCACTCTATAGCAATAATCACACGTGTGGTGCCTGTACTATAGTTGAGTCCCCATATTACTAATTTGATCAGTTGAGTCCTTTTAGTAGTTAAGGTTTAGCAACTCCATTGGCATTGATCTTTGGAACTGTCATATTGAAAAAACGTTTCGAGTTTTATCTCAGATTttaaaactctttaaaattgagaaaataaataaatttattcccgttaaatgtttttaaatgaaaaattaattgataaatatcatcaatttttgtctttttagataaatatttttacacataaTTGCTAATTTTAGTAaataataaaaggtaaaaaaaataaaacttcaaaaaaaaaaacgagttgAACTAAGATAATAATGACAAAAATGAGGATTTTAGCGAGATAGAGAGATGAGTGAAATTGAGAGAAGAAAGTAGGTTATTGGAGGGAAATTTTCATTCGTAGGATggaaatgttttgatttataagagggaaaaaaacttattctttatttttgtaaattaaatgGATGGTTTGggttcttacattttttttttattttaagattatctatctttttcttgagtataaaacaatcaaatttcatttcctaaactttttttttttcttttagaagtTAAAGATGAGACTAGATTTAGTCAACTGAATAAGGACATGGTTTGAAAGTATGATtgaggttaatttttaaattttttttttaaatatattaaaaaaattattaaaaaaataatttaaaacaaaaaaattcaaaacttattGAAATTATAGTGCAAACACACCTCGAAATAGACATTAataactgtttgtttttgcgtttcaaaagcgcttttaaaaaaattaaatattttttatttttttctttacttcaaattaatatttttttgatgattttagatcattttgatgcgccgatgttaaaaataatttttaaaaaataaaaaaaaatattattttgatacatttccaagtagaaaacactttaaaaaataaccgtaacCACACAAGTGAAATACCCACTAATGATGTCGGAAAAAAATATGTGTGACTATAAAATATGTTATGAAGCTAGCATAGTTAAATTTCAATAACATGCAGCCATAAAACTTCTTGATACAATcccaaattatattaataacgAAATTATTTCTAAGCATAGGACACCTTCGACCCGTTGATTATCCTCCTCGCATTgcctttttcttcctcttccatTTTCCCTTTTCCTCTGGCTTCAACCGTCGACTTATAACTGGAACAagtgtgattgttatttactaTTTGAGTTAATTTACTATTTAGTGTCTTATGTTAACtttgttttcttagaaaatattttacatgtaaattttattttttttgtttcaagaaaaaaaacttgttttcgaatttttttttactataaaatatgttatttttcattgtttgattatattaaaaaacaatttaaaaataattattaaaaaaagacaagttaAAGCCAAAGAGCACATGcatattcataaaaaagaaaggtcaaccatctaggtggtgccCCGGTGGTAAGAGAttgggaccaagagatttgctccaTCTGTGGTCTcgggttcgagccctgtggttgctcatatgatggtcactggaggcttacatggtcgttaactttagggctcgtgggattagtcgaggtgcgcgcaagctagtccagacatccacgttaaactaaaaaaaaaaaaaaatctggatcTGGACCTCTTGTAAATCCTTGCAAGAAGAGAACTTTTTGTTGTTGGAAAATTTGTAGGTGGAGCTATGCATAACAATGTACAGAAGGCAAGATCTGGACCTCTTGTAAATCTTAATGCTTGGACAGTTCATCAAAAGAGTCTGAATCTCTGGAAGGCCCAAAGCTCAATCCATCAGTACTTGGTCCAATGTTGTCAAGCTAGCTCACTATGCTCAGTGGTGCCCTTGTTTATCAATGCTCTGctcaaataaaatcatgcaattaagcccttatttcttttaatcttaACAAAACTTGCCCAATTAGACCCTCAACCTCTTAGTCTTAAGTCAGAAATCCACGCAAGACCAGTTAATTAATCATGAAGTACAATCAACCACCACCATGAAAATCATAGATCGGCAAGAACTCAGTCCAAAcaaacatcaataaataaaaaataataatcatttagggacttaattatcaaaatcaacaaaatggaATTGGAAAGAAACAGGGACTaaaacgaataaaaaaaaagaaaagctaaaaagtTGCTGCAGTGTGGGTTATTGGAGGTTCGAAAAAGTAACAAAATAGATTTGAAATATTAGTAAATTAAATGTATTGTCAACAAAATTCTTCATTCCTatcaccatataaaaaaaatgggcgGAGATTCCTTGATTGTTAACCAATCATCcctcatcatattttttttattattattattaatatgggtgtccgagTCAGTTTGCGCATACCTTGACGAATcttacgggccctgaagttaacgaccatgtaagcctcaaGTGGCattgagatttgtgagactcgaactaatAACTTTTAGGGAGCAAACCTAGACTCTGACCAGTTGCGCTACACCCCTCAGAATTCCTTCATCATATCTTAAAACTGTTAATTCCGGGACGATTCACTATTAAATAGTTTTTGGGCTTACAAGGAAAATATGGCTGTgattattgtatttaaaatatctttgtatttgcattaaaaaacgctttattagttgttcatatCAATTCATCTTAACAAggaaaaactaattttcaacAATCTTATCAatcaaaaacatggaaaaaccATACTATGATACTTCGATTATGAAATCTAATATCCTATGATGTGTGAAATCTGTATCCTATGATGTGATATTGACATGTGCGTGACTTATTAGTTACATGTGTTCCAtgtattattcatttattttattgaataattgaATTGTACTGAAATTTTTCCTACATTATTCTAAAAACCTAACTATACGCAGTAGGTAGCTagtcaattgtttttgttcacATGTTCAGATTATGCTGGAAACcatctattttagtttttgtttttaaatttttcaaattgttttttactgcTATTCATTAAagttcttaatttaattaatattttatcaatcataatgtttcttttaatatttaaacagTCTTGTAAgctattttcataataaaataaaaacttttcaagAAATATACAACTCTACAGTTTagagatataatatttttgaaaatcaagtaaccctatcaaaatataaatgaatatagaTTGATGACATTATTTCTTGTCTGCTGACTTTTCCTTTATATTCATGAGTTCTTGATGGCAACAGAACAATGTGGGGATGCAAATGTTTTCCAGCCTATAATCTCCCGAAACATCAATTCTGGAGCTGTCTCCATTTATTAGCTCcagaattaatgttttttttccccactGTTTGCAAAATAATTGAGCAATTGAGACACGTGGAATCGGAATCACATAGGAGCCGCCAAAAAACGAATACTTTCCAttccaatttttctttttctttttttaatttttcctacCACATGTCAcaaggatatatttttttattagcgtGAATGTTCGGGCCAGTTtacgcgcatctcgactaatcttacaggccttgaagttaataaacatgtaagcctccagtggccattataGAACTCGAACTTGAGATTATAAGAAGAGCAAACCCTTTAAACTCAAACTCTTACTACTGAATCATCTACTTAATAGTTACAAGggatatatttttcttggtcAAAGGGATGCCTTGTGAAGGAAACTAAATTACTTATTTGCTGGAAAACATGGAAATCATTGTGTAGCTTCGTTGTTGTTTATATGAATAgtcaagttttctttttatttcaattcagtCACTTATTGTtttcctatttcttttttttttaattttcattctattatttttttaattttatcctttaatttttttaacagtcgttcgaattattttttaattaactaaatcACATTAAGACAACTCTGACACGATTTAATTTAAACATGTGCTAAGAAAGGAATCGAGTTAAGaagtttttttcaatcaattttattatttgtttctcaatttcatcattatattttttttaccagtcAACCTTGTTGATTTTGGACCAGTTAAATTGATTAGGTTAATTAAATAGTTACAAGTATTATATTTTGCTTGGTCACACGGATGCCTTGTGAAGGAAACTAAATTACTTATTTGCTGGAAAACATGGAAATCATTGTGTAGCTTCGTTGTTGTTTATATGAATAgtcaagttttctttttatttcaattcagtcatttattgttttcctatttcttttttttttaattttcattctattatttttttaattttatcctttaatttttttaacagtcgttcgaattattttttaattaactaaatcATATTAAGACAAttctcacatgatttaatttaaacatgTGCTAAGAAAGGAATCGAGTCAAGaagtttttttcaatcaatttcattatttgtttctcGATTTCATCATCATATTCTTTTTACCAGTCAACCTTGTTCATTTTGGACCAGTCAAGTTGATTAAGTTATATCAGAACAACTTacacttgatttaattttaaacacgaACTAGACAAAAGTTGGGTTGatagattttttaatgttaatttcattaattttttctcaatttcatcataatCGTTTTTTTTACTAGTCGATTAAGATACATTTGAACCGACCAAGTTAACTAGACCATGATCAGACAACtttcacataatttaattttaaattcgagTTAGATAAGGAATCGGATCAAGAAATTTcaaagttaacttgttaaacggtatttaataaaattaaatattaaatagttttttactatgaaaatattttttattacataaaaaaatattttaatctaatcCATAATTAAAGTAATGCCAGCTTGTAAACTAGtgtacaataatatttttgaa
The DNA window shown above is from Populus trichocarpa isolate Nisqually-1 chromosome 4, P.trichocarpa_v4.1, whole genome shotgun sequence and carries:
- the LOC7468374 gene encoding probable inactive ATP-dependent zinc metalloprotease FTSHI 3, chloroplastic isoform X2 — its product is MSCKSSFRPLSSEKSRDEESHLRKRGNGNLRKRFSLRLKTRLRLLKIRLKGVSIRSMLNDFGMFLRRNIRRMTLYTSISVALGMCYLFLRLTALPSPKIVPYSELIASLQNGYVTNVLFEEGSRRIYYNTDSVGTENSEDKSSVLNLPNENAAETVAIERVVSKTGLASRVDVFKKFSRPRASTPEWQFSTRKVDRDEKFLLTLMRAKGTAYSSAPQSILMSIRSLLITIISLWIPLTPMMWLLYRQLSAANSPARKRRSNNQEVTFDDVEGVDVAKIELMEIVLCLQGAMNYQKLGAKLPRGVLLVGPPGTGKTLLARAVAGEAGVPFFSVSASEFVELFVGRGAARIRDLFNAARKSSPSIIFIDELDAVGGKRGRSFNDERDQTLNQLLTEMDGFESEMKVVVIAATNRPEALDPALCRPGRFSRKVVVGEPDEEGRRKILAVHLRGVPIDEDADLICNLVASLTPGFVGADLANIINEAALLAARRGGDIVTREDVMEAIERAKFGIGDRQLRPSTISKELGKLFPWIPSLMGTIDTRQDGLQGSLGYQTLS
- the LOC7468374 gene encoding probable inactive ATP-dependent zinc metalloprotease FTSHI 3, chloroplastic isoform X1, whose protein sequence is MASFSAVCNNGFLNFKLNSGVNNGNTKSLKRNSTICYSPVLIPSLGLCSAGKLQHLLLWRSKFRSSFYDGKTGVHLSGFCGGCKSQNGMSCKSSFRPLSSEKSRDEESHLRKRGNGNLRKRFSLRLKTRLRLLKIRLKGVSIRSMLNDFGMFLRRNIRRMTLYTSISVALGMCYLFLRLTALPSPKIVPYSELIASLQNGYVTNVLFEEGSRRIYYNTDSVGTENSEDKSSVLNLPNENAAETVAIERVVSKTGLASRVDVFKKFSRPRASTPEWQFSTRKVDRDEKFLLTLMRAKGTAYSSAPQSILMSIRSLLITIISLWIPLTPMMWLLYRQLSAANSPARKRRSNNQEVTFDDVEGVDVAKIELMEIVLCLQGAMNYQKLGAKLPRGVLLVGPPGTGKTLLARAVAGEAGVPFFSVSASEFVELFVGRGAARIRDLFNAARKSSPSIIFIDELDAVGGKRGRSFNDERDQTLNQLLTEMDGFESEMKVVVIAATNRPEALDPALCRPGRFSRKVVVGEPDEEGRRKILAVHLRGVPIDEDADLICNLVASLTPGFVGADLANIINEAALLAARRGGDIVTREDVMEAIERAKFGIGDRQLRPSTISKELGKLFPWIPSLMGTIDTRQDGLQGSLGYQTLS